The Monodelphis domestica isolate mMonDom1 chromosome 5, mMonDom1.pri, whole genome shotgun sequence DNA segment gctgagctgtgttggagatatatagaaaagctgatgatttatgtgggtttattttgtatcctgcaactttgctaaagttgttgattatttcaattagctttttggttgaatctctaggattctttaagtagaccatcatgtcatccgcaaagagtgataacttggtctcctccttgcctattttgatgccttcaattcctttatcttctctaattgctactgctagtgtttctagtacaatgtcaaatagtagaggtgataatgggcatccttgtttcactcctgatcttattgggaatgcatctagtttatccccattgcagatgatattagctgttggttttagatatatactgtttattatttttaggaatgacccttctattcctatgctttctagtgtttttaataggaatgggtgttgtattttatcaaaggctttttctgcatctattgagataatcatgtggttcttgctagtttgcttgttgatgtggtcaattatgtggatggttttcctaatgttgaaccagccctgcatccctggtatgaatcctacttgatcatggtgaatgatccttctgatcacttgctggagtctttttgctagtatcctatttaagatttttgcatctatattcattagggagattggtctatagttttctttctctgtttttgacctgcctggttttggaatcagtaccatgtttgtgtcgtaaaaggagtttggtagaactcccatGCCATTTGTTTTATATCAAAGACATTTCTGGTTTTAGCCACCACCAAAAATTGACCCCTCTCCTGTAGGAAAGATAAACATTTAATCAAAAGCAATTAATAAAAggtttgaatcttttttttttaacccttaccttctgtcttggaaccaatacacagtattggttccaaggcagaagaatggtaagggctaggcaatggggattaagtgacttgcccagggtcacacagctgggaagtgtctaaggccagatttgaaactagaaccttttgtctctaggcctggctctcaatccactgagctacccagctgcccccttgagttttttaatatatgtaaaattcttccttctctcttgagAGGATGAAAACAtgccttattattttttttctccttgaccaAGACTATTTTTCATAGTTACTATGGGTTGTtttggttcttttaaaaaaatttacactATTACAGCCATTGAACTTACTATTTTGGTTCTAGTTATTTCTTTTTGCAACAGTTCGTACAAATATTTCAAGACTTCCtggaatttcctttcctttcctttttttttcttttcatttcttatggcacaataatattcctttcCATTAACATGCCACAGTCATTCATTCCCGTCAATGCAAAACCTTTATGTCCAAattatctggcacataataatggcttaataaattatttttaattcattatgttgttcatttaacttttcaaaagCCTCTGTTAATGGCTCTTGTGTTGGAGCATAGATGAACCAGTGTCTATCTGCAATGGTTTTAAGAAGTGGAAACTGATGGTGGAGAGTCAAGTCCCAGATTGAGCCAGATTACAAAACAGTCAGTTCTATTATTGTTTTCCAGATTTACCAGTGAGGCAAAGGGTCACCAAGTCCCCCCAAGTCCCACACCGTATCTGGAACATCCTCAGGAATGCCTGTTTCAGTTTGTTGTTGCTCAAAATGAGGATGAATGAATGTGCAGAAGGATAGGCAGTTGTAATCATTTCCCCAATCATCAATGCTAAATTATAGTCTGGCAGGTAGTCGctgaatataagaataaaaaaggcaacaaaatataatatgtagagaaagaggaaggagacaatGATTCTGGCAGCTTTTAAATGTGCCTCAGTGTTTGGGTCTCTGGAGCCAGTGATACTGTTATTCATCTGCTGGGTGTGTCTCCTCAGGGAGAGAATAAGTAGGAGAGATGAACACAGAATTATCACAAAAGGGATGACCATCCAGACAGCactaaaaataaatgcataacTTTTTGTAATGTTTTCAGTGCAGTTTGCTATGAATTTCATTTGTCTGCTGCTAAAGGAAACAATTAATTCTTTGATTACTGGTGCTacactaaaaaaagagaaaagcacagAACCCAGCAGAATCCAGATAACTACACAGGAAACTCTCCACTTGAGCCAGAGGAAGGCAGAGTGGGAGTATCTGGCAATCTTCAGGCAATAGTGGACACTGAGGCCGGTGACCAACCCAGTGCTTAAATGGTTAATAAATATCCAGATTATGACAATAATACCTAATATCTTTTTCTCATATAAATTGGGATAGAGTAGTTGTAAAATGTTAACTATAGGTACCCAAAGCAAGCATATTCTGGACAGGGCTAGACTTGTAATAATTAGATCAGATGAAGTCATTCTCTTGCTCTTTATGCAGTTGATGCAATTCACCAGTCCTATGAAACTATTACAGCAAAAACCCAGAATAAACTCAATGATGAACAACACCAAATATACAATTTTGGCTAAATTcatcatgaatgaaaaggaataGTTGGccttaatttttcaattttcaacTGATCTTCCCCCACCTTCTTTTACTTAGGTTTTTCTGACTTGGGTCCAGAGGATAGAGATAACTTATGTTCCACTCTTGTGGTAATTTTTTGCTTTGTGTTGATTGGCTTTTTGTATTTGATCAGAGTATGGCCATGCTTAGAGTTGTCTTTTGGAGTTCTCCCTTGGCTCCTTCCCAGCAGGCCTGTTGGTATTCATTGGATTAGCTTcttaactctttcctcttctcagtGATCTAGGTTGCCCCTTTCcattatagatgaaaaactgatTGTCTCTTTGGTAAGATGCAAATAGACAGGATTCAGTGTTGCACAGAGAGAGATCAGAGTCATATGGAAGGAGATTTTTTGTGGTCTAGGCAGAGGAGCATCCAGTTCCATATGATGGTAGGTTTCCTAGTCACACACAAATAAAGGTCAGTCACACAGTTGTAGTGGTCAAAGGAGACTTGGACTTGGAATTACAAGTCTTAGATTGGATTCTAAGATCTGTCATCCAATTGCTTTTATgagtattaataaataatttcacctcagtttcctaatctacagAAGaattttggattagatgatttctgatCTATCTTAGACCCCTCTGACCAAGTCTTCTAGAAGTGGCTATTGTCACTCAAAGGGTATGTTTCAGGGTATACACAGAGTATTCAAACCACTGTAAGATGGATCAATCAATGCTACTCAGAAAGAAGAGTTTCTGTGTCACTAAGTAGGGAGAGATCAGTATTATGCAGATACATTGATTAGAAGGTTTAATTATAATCACAGTATCGATTTTTTAATGGTAATTTTCTAATCGTAAACAGAGGTACAACTTAGAGCAAAGTTTAAAGATGTATAAATGGAAGGGAACCTTCTGGTAAAGATGGTGGTGTGTATGGCCTCAGAAAGGCTTACCTCTCACACATTCCAAGGAAGATCTAAAAATAGCTCCAGAATGGGTAGTGATcaataaatcaaaagagaaattataagtgCTTTCATACAGCCTAGGACTGCACAGGCTGTCAGAAGCCTATGTGCAATAGGAAAATTCAGTGTGAATTTGCAATAGGAAATGCCAGTACAAACAGGCAATCAAGAGGGAAGCTTGTTAGTGTGGATAAGGGATATTCTTGGGGCACTCTATAGTTAGGGGCAGGAATAACACAGAGCTCAATGAAATCCGAGGTGGTCAAAAACCCATAGTGTTCTGACTTAGATATCAGATTCCAGGAACCAGGAGCAACAGGACTCACACTAAGAGACCCCAGGAACTCTGTAAGTCTACTGCATGCTGACCTGAGAAACTCCAGAGGGCCCTTACCATCTAATGCTCTGAACCTAAATCTAGTGGGGGACCTGAAACCCAGGAGCACTCTGAGCATAGACactagaagagaaggagaagtcAGGGACAGGAATCTTAAATAAAGACCAAGACTAAGCAGAGCCCTACTTCCCTTGCCAAGAGTACAGGATAAAGAAGAGTCTGGCCCTGGCACAAAATCCTAATTCAGGGACTGAGACTAGAGTTTTGTCAACTAAAAAAGGCACTGAATATGATAAGGAAATATTATTAAGAGATGATACCGATCCCTGGAGTTTAAGTGAATAGAAGTTGGGTGACATGGACTCCCAATCCTATGTGTGATCAAATGTCTAAACTTGGAGTTTTCACATGATGATCTTATTGAGAGcaacaagagaaagagacagagaagagatatAGCATGAGACAGATTCAGAGAGGGAGGTGGAAAAGAGAATGTCTTATCTCACTCCTAAAAGCAAAGAAATTAGAAATGGTTATATGCCCTAGATCCTGCCTCCTCTAAATATTaccttcttcccagagtctttcttttcctccaggAGATCTTGGAACCATGTGCCCACTCTTGAAGCTGGAAGTCAGAAGCTAATTGGAAGATAGATCAAATCAGAATCTAGGAAGGAAGAATTTCAAACAAGTTATTTAGTTTTCAATCACAAAATAGTATTCAAAGGTATAATTTACTGTTTTTCACACCATgcaattgaaaaacaaaacaaaacaaaacagatcttaaaaaaaaaaaggcagccaggtagcacagtagatagaggaccaaattagagctgggaggacaggggctcaaatctggcttcaggatACTTCCcacctctgtgactctgggcaagtcacttaaccctgattgcctagcctttgctgttcttctgctgtagaattgatactaaaacagaaggtaagggttattaaaaacaaacaaacaaacaaaaatactagAGCATCAAAAAAGTCCTTTGACAcctactggctgtatgaccctggggcaaatcacttaagctctcagTATCAGTATAAATGGAGTTTATATTTAGCTTCAGTCACGACGTGACCTTGgcaaagtcactttacctctgaagtcctcaatttccttaacatggggataataataacacctaccccCCCAGTATTGggaatataaaatgagatattagcctaataaatgcttgcttccttcctgaTATGAAAtgatagagaattttttttaacagcaaAACAACCCTGCTCACCAAACCAAGATTAGGTAACTAATTGTgggagagccaggactggaaggGAAGTTTTCTGATTTCCTCAAAGAGAACTCTTCATTGTGCCCCTTGCTTAGTTTCCTTCACATTCTTCCCCTACCACTCACTACTCATTCCAAAAGATTTTAGGTACATGTAAATATTTaggtaaatgaaaaagaattagttccaaattaatttcctttatggcaagtttcttttctttttgagaatGAGCATAATTTATATGCATAACTCTAGTAAATGCCAgcagagggatttttttttattatgttatttcttttccttgaataaacattctatctactgcctGGGGTCCTTGTTATACATCTTTATCTGGATAGCTGGCTGACTGGTACCATCTGACAGCACCcccaaacaattttttctttctaatacaGTGAGAATAGATTATGAGATACACACTAATAAATACTCTATAAATTAGAAAACTTAGCAGGAGCTATACATCTATTTGGCACTGAAGCATCATGGTGCTGGATAGAAGGTAAAGCACTCTCCACTCTCCATCCCCATGGTGTTTGAGTGATCATTTTTAGGTCCTCTGAAGAACTCTGCCCAGCTGCTCACCTTTAAATTTGTCCaatatattattattagctattcaATATGTGCTGCTGATCAGAAAGTCTCTAACTGATCTGATGGATTCCCCAATCATCCTGGTGAAATTATAGGTGTCAACCTTTGTAAGCAATTGACAAATACTTCCCCTTGGAGGGTAGATATGGCCAGTGGTTCCTCCTAAGGGGACCAGGACACTCTTAGATTGTTGTCCAAGACTTAAGAGGATAGACCTCTTTTAGAGTTGCTGCTCTTCTCTGCTGTCAATGTACCGGGGCTGACTTAACAGTTTGTTCTCTTGGTCTTTAAAAGAATTGATTatcaggtagcacagtggacctAGTTTCAGTAGGAGTTTGTGTGGAGGGACAAGAAAGAAACCTGTATCTATATACAGTGTTCTATATTGAGGAAGTTGAAGCACATGATAGTTATCTGTATTTGTCCCTAGATTCTGATTAGCGACCATAGCCCTAAATTCCTGGGAACAAATATTCTCAGCTCAAGAAATGGCAGCAGTCAGGGAAATAAGAGATTTCCTCCAGAAGTACATGGCATAAAATTGTGGACGCATCCTTAGCTGAAGTTTCAGTTTGGGTATCAGaccatatatttttttcaggaaTGCTACAAGTGCCTGTATTTTATTGAACATCTATTTCATTTTCACTGATAATTAGGCTCAGCTTTGCAGGATATGTTATTTTGGTTTGCATCTTGGATCTCCTTTGCTTTTTAGTaatataacattttcttttgccatttctaaTGAGTGTAGAATAATCTTGtgatatttgaatttcctttcctttatatttgaaagtctttctcCTGGGCATCtgaaaaatttgttttttatttgaattattaaataaataaattattaaatatgtatttcagAATTTAAAGAATAGGGTTTGTTTTAGAGGCAATGTGTGAACTCTTAattaatctttttgtttttccatgtttAGAAGTTCTGAAtagttttcttgtattattttcaGTATTCTGATTTTCCTATTTGCTATGTTTATCTTGCATATTTTTGATTCCttatttgtctttgtgtctcctgTCTTCAAGACCAATGACTTTTGCATATATAGAGGTCATGATTTCTActagaattatttccttttgtatattCCTTTTGAGTGGTCCTTTACTTCAGTGTACTTGTATTCcaaatctgtttttctttctttccttctttatgatgCTTTTTTTGTTACCATGGATTGAAGTTGTTCTATTCTACTAAGTATTGTTGCTGCATTAGCTATATATTCTGATGTGCATTCCCTTATAACTTCTCATAAacgtttaattttttttaactattctggaatattttgttcttgttctATGCTCTCTTAGCATTCCATAAGATTCTATGTTTCATCAAAAAttaactcaattttctttttctggtattatttatttagaaaaggtGTAGTCTTTTAGGTGTGTTAGTATTCATcattccttctaatcttagtatCTTCTTTGTCaatttatttgtttcattctgGGTTTTTGATTGAATTATCTTTCTTGAGTTTTTGGATGATTTTAGCTTTCttcttcatattattttcttaGTCACTTTCTGACTCTTTCCCTTTTCACCAACTCTGATCCTGTTCCAAAAAGTTTCTGGGGACCCTATACTGCTCCCAgctagtttccttttcctttaggaTCAATGTAGCCATTTATGTTGGCTCTTTGTTCCAGTTCCCTCTATTCTTTAATTCTCTGATTGTCCTTAATGATTATCTTCAGCTTTTAGCAGGGTTAGAGGAGGGTAAAGTAGTGTTCTAGAGTAGGATGATAAATAGGATAATTGAAGAAGCTTGGgtcattcagtcaataagcattcattaagtgctcaccatgttccaggcactgtaattataagtgctaagaatataaataaaagcaaaataaaaatcaattcctgctctcaaggagcttacattctaatgggagaagggaaCACACAAAGTGAAGCTAAACAGGGGATAGAAGGAAGCTATCCATGTAGGGGCATGCTAGATAAAAAATTCCAGAGTCAGTAGTAGAGCTTTTAAAGGAATGAAGGAGTGAAGATGACTGACCTGGGCACTTTCCTTGAAATATAATGTTCTGGGAGGAATTGACTATGCagaaaaaagactacagggaagaAGTGACCTTTCAGAATGAAAAGGCTGTTGGAGCATGTtggagaaagaagtcaggagaggGGAGTCCAGAGAAGAATGAAGGAGTGAATATGAATGTACCTGTAGAGTCTGTTTAGGAAGAGAGAAATGCAAAGCATAAGCCCATGGGTCAGTTTGTGCTGATATGGCTTGTTCATCCTACAATAGATTGAAGACTGGTAAAGGAGGGTCATTGAATGAATGTAATATAGGTTCACATCTTCCAATATTAATTTATGAGGCTGTTACCTTGTTTggcattttgctttatttcttctttggattCAGCTGTAATTGCTCTATTCCTGGTACAATGTTTTTCCTTCAAGGGTTAGCAGGGATTGTAGAAAATGTCTAGTCCACCATTTTGTTGTTCACATAactcagaagtatctgagatcagacttTTGTAGAGAAGAGAATCTCCCTATGCAGCGTGGCTCTTGGAGAAAGATTATTATCTACATATTTTTTGCAAAACATCTTATTTGGAGACTAGTAAATGAATTATTGAGACATCACAGGTCTATTGGGAAAGAGATTGTTAGTGTTAGTACtacccttctctgtctctgtctatttttgtctgtctctgtctctctctacatGATATATGAGTTTTTTTCTGGGGGATTCTAAATTTCTCAGTagtattttaagttttgtttGGGGGAGGGATTATAATGTAGGACTTTGAGAGGAAAAAGACTAGCTGAAATGTTAAGGGACTGCTTCAATAGCAACCCcttgttcagtttctttctgTGGGATCTTATGTGGGTTATTTGAGGGaggggcgtgtgtgtgtgtgtgtgtgtgtgtgtgtgtgtgtgtgtgtgtatgagatcCTGTGAATCTTTTGTGTCTTCTGCATATTCTGTGTGATGATATAAAAATTCAAGGTATTACTGCCTTGAGTACATATATAGAGGTAGGGACTACTTTTATTCATATTTGGGGAATATGTAAAAACCAGCTATATAATGAGCATTCCAGGAGAATTTGCCCCCACTTCAGGTAGTGACAAGTCAAAGAGAGAGCAAAAAATATCCTATTGGAGTCAGCCCCCAAGATTGTATTTGTTTGGTATGAACCCATAGTGTTTAGGTTccttatatatatttaacataattGATTGATTGGATTTTTAGTTGACCAGAAGCTCCATATGAGTAAGGGAATAATGTGGCTAGCAAAACTGTAGTCTTAGTCTGTAGTgatagaaagaaatggaatagtTACTTTGAGTTTCAAAATGATGaagataaaatgtttattttggtTATTGGTTTATGATGGTTATTAGCCCCTGAGGGTGatttatgaaaattaaatatagaaCATTTCAAGGTATGGGCTTTTAATATCTAGAGGTGCTCTCAGTTTTAAGAAGGCAGACTGGTGATAGAACTTGATTGTGTTGTAGAAGGAAAAATGTATTGCTAAATAAAAAGGGGATGAGTGGTGGGAAACCAAGTTCTGCTTTCTGGTCACCTGGTATTACCTTGGGATAAACATATTTCTGTTAACTACCTGCCATGATTAATCTGATGAAGCCACTTTATAGAATactatataaagaaaaacactatataaataagaGAATATAATTATTATCCCCACCCCTACCCCTAAATGTCTTCTTCAAACCTCCCTTTATAATTCTCTAGCTTTCTAAATATCTGATATATGGGAACCATGATTCAAGTGATATTGCTCATTTCAAGGACAGTCTTTGTCCCTGATGGTCAACCCTATCAAttgtattatttaaatataaaaaatatagtaAATCATCCTATTGCCAAAGGGCaatctttctctttatatatttaatttctctatctatctatgtatctatctatctttctatccacaTATGTGTATTTAACACATACATTTGAATAATTGAAGTTTTAGTtgattgaatatatatttatatccaaaCACTAAACACAATCTtttgaaataaaatcaatttttttgGAATGTCTTAAgacattttaaattactttatgtaaataaaaattttgccAGATggaatcattttatatatatgtatatcttaaatatatacatatcaatACTAAAGTGATAAATAATGATAACAAAAGCAATTAATAGTAACTAGCATTTAAGGTTTTcagagaactttaaaaatactttttttcattttatcctcacaacaacactatgAGGTAGGTGCAagtattatcatctctattttatagatgaggaaaataaggcagttagaagttaaatgatttgcctagggtcacacagctagtaagtgtctggggcaggaTCTGAagtctggtcttcctgattctggatcTAAGTTTATACCTACTATACTACCCTAGAATAGTAGAATTTTAAAGCTAAAAAGAATTTTTGAACTCATTGACCCTaacatactcattttacagatgaggaaagtgtgCCCTAGAggaattaaatggcttgccctaTGACTAGTTAGAAGTAATTTggtgtgaagattagatttagctatctcctgattataaaaatgaagatttttagcTCTTTCTGTATtaggaagataaaattataatctcctgattgtaacaatgaaggtacttagctctttctttatagtgaagctagaattgtaagctacaatctatttttagattttaactacaaaaaggtgttaaataactacaaaaggtgaacttaacaaaagaggtattaagtaacccaaaaagatataatctaaccaaagaaggtgagaattaaagaatgggcagtcct contains these protein-coding regions:
- the T2R3J gene encoding bitter taste receptor Modo-T2R3J, whose product is MMNLAKIVYLVLFIIEFILGFCCNSFIGLVNCINCIKSKRMTSSDLIITSLALSRICLLWVPIVNILQLLYPNLYEKKILGIIVIIWIFINHLSTGLVTGLSVHYCLKIARYSHSAFLWLKWRVSCVVIWILLGSVLFSFFSVAPVIKELIVSFSSRQMKFIANCTENITKSYAFIFSAVWMVIPFVIILCSSLLLILSLRRHTQQMNNSITGSRDPNTEAHLKAARIIVSFLFLYILYFVAFFILIFSDYLPDYNLALMIGEMITTAYPSAHSFILILSNNKLKQAFLRMFQIRCGTWGDLVTLCLTGKSGKQ